The genomic DNA CGCCGACGCCGTGAGGATCACTCCTGCGGAGGAGGTCTCCGCGCAGAACCCGTGGACGGGCTGCAATTTCACGAAGTCGCTTCCCACCGTCTTGATGATCCGCCACCCCCCCATCGCGGTCCCGAAGGCCATCGAGGCGGCGCAGGAGAAGATGACCCAGACGGGGATGTGAAAGGTCTGGATCGCCCCGAAGGAGACGAGCGCCATCGTGATCACGCCCATCGACTTCTGGGCGTCGTTCGACCCGTGGGAGAAGGCCATGAAGGCGGCGGAGAGGATCTGCAGCTTGCGGAACCCCCGGTTGAGCGGCGACGGGTGAAAGTCCCGGAAGGCCCAGTAGATCCCGATCATGATGAGGAAGGCGATGAGCGTCCCCGCCACGGGCGAGATGACGATGGCGGCAAGGATCTTCGAGATGCCGTTCCATTTCAGGTCGCCGAACCCCCGCGAGGCGACCACCGCGCCGATGATCCCGCCGATGATCGCGTGCGAGGAGGAGGAGGGGATCCCGTAGTGCCACGTGATCAGATCCCAGAAGATCGCCCCGCCCAGGGCCGAAAGAACGACGACCTGGGTGACGAGCTGCGGGTCGACGATCCCCTTCCCCACCGTCGTCGCCACGTGCGTGGAGACCAGCGCCCCGACGAAGTTCAGCCCCGCCGACATGATGATGGCGGCCCGGATCGACAGGGCCCGTGTGGAGATGCAGGTGGCGATGGCGTTCGCCGTGTCGTGGAAACCGTTGATGAAGTCGAAGGCGAGCGCCGCGAAGACGACCAGCCCCAGGAGGACCAGCGTGGACTCAGCCATTTTTCAGCGCAATCCCTTCGAGGACGTTGGCGGCGTCTTCGCAACGGTCGGTGGCGGTCTCGAGCGTCTCGTAGATCTCCTTCCACTTGAGAATGTGGATCGGGTCCTTCTCGTTGGCGAAGAGTTTGGCGATCGCATCGCGGCACACCCGGTCCGCCTCGTTCTCCAGGGAGTTCACCTCCACGCAGTGCTCGAATACCTCGTCCATCTTCGTGGACAGGTGCTTGACCCCGCGGTGCAGCTCCCGGGTCGATTTCACGATGAGAAACCCGAGCTCCTTGGCATGGGGGGTGGACTCGGTCACCTTGTAGAGGTTGATCCGGTTGGCGGCCCCGTGGATCAGGTCGATGATGTCATCGATCGAGGAGGTGAGG from Candidatus Deferrimicrobiaceae bacterium includes the following:
- a CDS encoding DUF47 domain-containing protein, with product NIRRGDRTMFRILPREQAFFAMFEKAAQNAFEGAEALKELLDTFEDVKEKARLIEEIEHKGDAITHEIVRKLNTTFITPIDREDILTLTSSIDDIIDLIHGAANRINLYKVTESTPHAKELGFLIVKSTRELHRGVKHLSTKMDEVFEHCVEVNSLENEADRVCRDAIAKLFANEKDPIHILKWKEIYETLETATDRCEDAANVLEGIALKNG
- a CDS encoding inorganic phosphate transporter codes for the protein MAESTLVLLGLVVFAALAFDFINGFHDTANAIATCISTRALSIRAAIIMSAGLNFVGALVSTHVATTVGKGIVDPQLVTQVVVLSALGGAIFWDLITWHYGIPSSSSHAIIGGIIGAVVASRGFGDLKWNGISKILAAIVISPVAGTLIAFLIMIGIYWAFRDFHPSPLNRGFRKLQILSAAFMAFSHGSNDAQKSMGVITMALVSFGAIQTFHIPVWVIFSCAASMAFGTAMGGWRIIKTVGSDFVKLQPVHGFCAETSSAGVILTASA